Proteins co-encoded in one Juglans regia cultivar Chandler chromosome 16, Walnut 2.0, whole genome shotgun sequence genomic window:
- the LOC108989371 gene encoding ureide permease 1-like isoform X1, producing the protein MYLVESKGGAILCMLISLMFLGTWPAVMTLLERRGRLPQHTYLDYSITNLLAAVIIALTFGEIGKSTPDSPNFFVQLSQNNWPSVLFAMSGGVVLSIGNLSTQYAWAFVGLSVTEVITSSITVVIGTTLNYFLDDKINKAEILFPGVGCFLTAVCLGSFLHASNAADNKKKLESLSSDYTVGAEATDVSTSKETVTNNVGAKDLENGSCSAGKAKAGTAGFLIALENRRAIKVFGKSTLIGLTITFFAGGCFSLFTPAFNLATNDQWDTLKEGVPHLSVYTAFFYFSVSCFVLAIILNITFLYHPVLNLPRSSLKAYVRDWNGRGWAFLAGFLCGFGNGLQFMGGQAAGYAAADAVQALPLVSTFWGILIFGEYRKSSGRTYVLLVSMLFMFIVAVGVLMGSSGHRK; encoded by the exons atgtattTGGTGGAGAGCAAAGGAGGTGCCATCCTATGCATGCTGATTTCCTTGATGTTCTTGGGCACATGGCCTGCTGTTATGACTCTCCTGGAAAGACGTGGTCGTCTTCCTCAACATACTTACCTTGACTACTCGATCACAAATCTCTTGGCTGCTGTCATTATTGCTTTAACATTTGGGGAGATAGGCAAGAGCACACCTGATTCTcccaatttttttgttcaactttctCAG AATAACTGGCCCTCTGTTTTGTTTGCAATGTCGGGTGGGGTGGTGCTCAGCATTGGCAACCTATCTACTCAGTATGCTTGGGCTTTTGTTGGTTTATCAGTGACGGAAGTGATCACTTCAAGCATCACTGTGGTTATAG GCACAACCTTGAATTACTTTTTGGATGACAAAATCAACAAAGCTGAGATTCTTTTCCCTGGTGTCGGTTGCTTCTTGACTGCGGTTTGTCTTGGCTCTTTTCTTCATGCATCCAATGCAgctgataataaaaaaaagcttGAAAGTTTGTCAAGTGATTATACAGTTGGAGCCGA GGCTACAGATGTTTCCACGTCTAAAGAAACAGTTACAAACAATG TTGGAGCGAAGGATCTCGAAAATGGAAGTTGTTCTGCAGGGAAAGCCAAAGCTGGGACTGCAGGTTTTCTCATAGCACTTGAGAACAGAAGAGCAATTAAG GTGTTTGGGAAGAGCACCTTGATTGGACTGACCATAACTTTCTTTGCTGGTGGCTGCTTCTCTCTATTCACACCAGCATTCAATTTGGCAACAAATGATCAATGGGACACTTTAAAGGAAGGGGTTCCTCACTTGTCTGTCTATACAGCATTTTTCTACTTCTCAGTCTCCTGTTTTGTCCTTGCCATCATTCTGAACATCACCTTCCTTTACCACCCTGTACTAAATTTACCCAGATCATCACTTAAGGCTTATGTGAGAGACTGGAATGGCCGAGGCTGGGCCTTTTTGGCTGGATTTTTGTGTGGGTTTGGCAATGGTCTCCAATTTATGGGGGGTCAAGCTGCAGGATATGCGGCTGCAGATGCTGTTCAG GCACTTCCACTTGTGAGCACCTTTTGGGGAATACTTATCTTTGGAGAGTATCGGAAATCATCAGGAAGGACATATGTATTACTTGTCAGTATGttgtttatgtttattgtaGCTGTTGGAGTTCTTATGGGATCATCAGGGCATCGAAAataa
- the LOC108989384 gene encoding magnesium transporter MRS2-5-like isoform X1 → MEKPRYHFLSLDLSESASSQNTERSNLDENGSRGSSLTAGLKKRGHGSRSWIKIDKNGNSKILKLDKATIMRHCSLPARDLRLLDPLFIYPSTILGRENAIVVSLEQIRCIITADEVILMNSLDGCVVQYKSELCKRLRRNRDKAEDLPFEFRALELALELICMSLDAQVKELEREIYPVLDELATSISTLNLERVRRLKGHLLALTQRVQKVRDEIEHLMDDDGDMAEMYLTEKKQRSEAYLLNDVSVQTDTSGGAREVSKSAPVSPVGAFSGAPFLQRAFSSIMSSSKHGSLMDSSDGENIEQLEMLLEAYFVVIDNTMSKLLSLKEYIDDTEDLINIKLGNVQNQLIQFQLLLTAATFVATVFASVTAVFGMNFADSIFDRPSTFNWVLVFTGFTCGFLYVCFLIYLRHRKVFPV, encoded by the exons atGGAAAAACCAcggtatcattttctttctcttgatcTTTCTGAATCTGCATCTTCTCAGAACACTGAGAGGTCCAATTTAGATGAGAATGGAAGTCGTGGGTCTAGTCTTACTGCAGGCTTGAAGAAAAGAGGTCATGGGAGTCGATCTTggattaaaattgataaaaatggCAACTCAAAGATTTTGAAGCTCGACAAGGCCACAATAATGAGGCATTGTTCTTTGCCTGCCAGGGATCTCCGACTTTTGGACCCTTTGTTCATTTATCCTTCTACAATATTAGGACGGGAGAACGCTATTGTGGTCAGTCTTGAACAGATCAGGTGTATAATCACTGCCGATGAGGTTATCCTGATGAATTCCTTGGATGGATGTGTTGTTCAGTACAAGTCAGAATTGTGCAAACGCCTTCGGAGGAATAGAGATAAAGCTG AGGATCTGCCTTTCGAATTTAGGGCGTTGGAGCTAGCTCTGGAATTAATATGCATGTCTCTAGATGCTCAG GTAAAAGAACTGGAAAGGGAGATATATCCTGTGCTAGATGAATTGGCGACATCTATTAGCACTCTTAATCTGGAACGTGTGCGTAGACTCAAAGGCCACCTGCTTGCCTTGACTCAGCGAGTTCAGAAG GTCCGAGATGAAATAGAGCATCTTATGGATGATGATGGGGATATGGCGGAGATGTATCTGACTGAGAAGAAACAAAGGTCAGAGGCTTATCTGTTAAATGACGTTTCTGTACAAACTGATACTTCAGGTGGGGCCAGAGAGGTTTCAAAATCTGCTCCTGTTTCACCTGTGGGGGCCTTCAGTGGAGCTCCATTTTTGCAAAGGGCTTTTAGTAGTATCATGAGTTCAAGCAAACATGGAAGCTTAATGGATTCATCTGACGGAGAGAACATTGAACAACTGGAAATGTTGCTTGAGGCATACTTTGTTGTCATTGACAATACCATGAGCAAGTTGTTATCG CTCAAAGAATACATCGATGACACTGAAGATCTGATCAATATTAAACTG GGCAATGTTCAGAACCAGCTCATACAATTTCAGTTGCTTCTTACGGCTGCGACCTTTGTGGCTACGGTATTTGCTTCTGTAACTGCAGTATTTGGAATGAACTTTGCAGACTCAATTTTTGACCGCCCCTCTACTTTCAATTGGGTTCTGGTTTTTACTGGTTTTACCTGTGGGTTTTTGTATGTCTGTTTCCTAATTTATTTAAGGCATAGGAAAGTCTTTCCGGTGTAA
- the LOC108989371 gene encoding ureide permease 1-like isoform X2, whose translation MQNNWPSVLFAMSGGVVLSIGNLSTQYAWAFVGLSVTEVITSSITVVIGTTLNYFLDDKINKAEILFPGVGCFLTAVCLGSFLHASNAADNKKKLESLSSDYTVGAEATDVSTSKETVTNNVGAKDLENGSCSAGKAKAGTAGFLIALENRRAIKVFGKSTLIGLTITFFAGGCFSLFTPAFNLATNDQWDTLKEGVPHLSVYTAFFYFSVSCFVLAIILNITFLYHPVLNLPRSSLKAYVRDWNGRGWAFLAGFLCGFGNGLQFMGGQAAGYAAADAVQALPLVSTFWGILIFGEYRKSSGRTYVLLVSMLFMFIVAVGVLMGSSGHRK comes from the exons ATGCAGAATAACTGGCCCTCTGTTTTGTTTGCAATGTCGGGTGGGGTGGTGCTCAGCATTGGCAACCTATCTACTCAGTATGCTTGGGCTTTTGTTGGTTTATCAGTGACGGAAGTGATCACTTCAAGCATCACTGTGGTTATAG GCACAACCTTGAATTACTTTTTGGATGACAAAATCAACAAAGCTGAGATTCTTTTCCCTGGTGTCGGTTGCTTCTTGACTGCGGTTTGTCTTGGCTCTTTTCTTCATGCATCCAATGCAgctgataataaaaaaaagcttGAAAGTTTGTCAAGTGATTATACAGTTGGAGCCGA GGCTACAGATGTTTCCACGTCTAAAGAAACAGTTACAAACAATG TTGGAGCGAAGGATCTCGAAAATGGAAGTTGTTCTGCAGGGAAAGCCAAAGCTGGGACTGCAGGTTTTCTCATAGCACTTGAGAACAGAAGAGCAATTAAG GTGTTTGGGAAGAGCACCTTGATTGGACTGACCATAACTTTCTTTGCTGGTGGCTGCTTCTCTCTATTCACACCAGCATTCAATTTGGCAACAAATGATCAATGGGACACTTTAAAGGAAGGGGTTCCTCACTTGTCTGTCTATACAGCATTTTTCTACTTCTCAGTCTCCTGTTTTGTCCTTGCCATCATTCTGAACATCACCTTCCTTTACCACCCTGTACTAAATTTACCCAGATCATCACTTAAGGCTTATGTGAGAGACTGGAATGGCCGAGGCTGGGCCTTTTTGGCTGGATTTTTGTGTGGGTTTGGCAATGGTCTCCAATTTATGGGGGGTCAAGCTGCAGGATATGCGGCTGCAGATGCTGTTCAG GCACTTCCACTTGTGAGCACCTTTTGGGGAATACTTATCTTTGGAGAGTATCGGAAATCATCAGGAAGGACATATGTATTACTTGTCAGTATGttgtttatgtttattgtaGCTGTTGGAGTTCTTATGGGATCATCAGGGCATCGAAAataa
- the LOC108989372 gene encoding erlin-2-B translates to MESQQQRAGSPQSRPQTPASRPQGGGSGDFTAILTVLLSFVAIFVMVGIPSSSTLKNSLSVVHQVPEGHVGVYWRGGALLKTITDPGFHLKMPLITHYEPVQVTLQTDQVRDIPCGTKGGVMINFEKIEVVNRLHKDFVYETLLNYGVQYDNTWIYDKIHHEINQFCSSHSLQQVYIDVFDQIDEKMKDALQGDCTRYAPGIEIISVRVTKPTIPDSIRRNFQQMEEERTKVLIAIERQRVVEKEAETNKKMAISEAEKNANVSKIVMEQKLTEKDSARRQQEIDNQMYMARERSLADADFYRVMKEAEANELKLTPQFLELKFIEAIADNTKIFFGEKVPNMVLDQRLLGNFLQQVSRNVSREMSNDE, encoded by the exons ATGGAATCGCAGCAGCAGAGAGCCGGAAGTCCACAGTCTCGGCCTCAGACACCTGCATCTAGGCCTCAAGGCGGCGGTAGCGGAGATTTCACAGCGATTCTCACAGTCCTCTTATCCTTCGTTGCCATCTTCGTCATG GTAGGGATTCCGTCATCATCAACTCTTAAGAATAGCTTGTCTGTTGTGCACCAAGTCCCAGAAGGCCATGTTGGGGTATACTGGAGAGGAGGTGCCCTTTTAAAGACGATTACAGATCCAG GTTTTCACTTGAAGATGCCTTTGATAACCCACTATGAGCCTGTTCAAGTAACCCTTCAGACGGATCAG GTGAGGGATATTCCTTGTGGTACTAAAGGTGGTGTCATGATCAACTTTGAAAAGATAGAG GTTGTTAACCGGCTTCATAAGGATTTTGTTTATGAAACGCTGCTGAACTATGGAGTACAGTATGACAACACATGGATATATGACAAGATTCATCATGAGATCAATCAGTTCTGTAGTTCTCATTCTCTTCAGCAAGTCTATATAGATGTGTTTGATCAA ATTGATGAAAAGATGAAAGATGCTCTCCAGGGTGACTGCACACGCTATGCTCCAGGTATTGAAATTATCAGTGTGCGCGTTACAAAGCCAACTATCCCGGACAGTATTAGACGTAATTTTCAACAGATGGAAGAGGAACGCACCAAG GTCTTAATTGCTATTGAGAGGCAGAGAGTAGTTGAGAAAGAGGCAGAGACAAATAAGAAAATGGCTATCAGTGAAGCTGAGAAGAATGCAAACGTTAGCAAGATTGTTATGGAACAGAAGTTGACGGAAAAGGATAGTGCCAGGAGGCAGCAAGAAATCGATAATCAAATGTACATGGCTCGGGAAAGGAGTCTGGCAGATGCAGATTTCTACCG TGTGATGAAGGAAGCTGAAGCAAACGAGTTGAAGCTTACTCCGCAATTTCTGGAGCTTAAATTCATCGAGGCCATAGCTGATAATACAAAAATCTTCTTTGGGGAAAAG GTACCTAATATGGTTTTGGATCAGAGGCTGCTCGGGAACTTCCTGCAACAGGTGTCTAGAAATGTGTCAAGGGAGATGTCCAACGACGAGTAG
- the LOC108989384 gene encoding magnesium transporter MRS2-5-like isoform X2 translates to MEKPRLTAGLKKRGHGSRSWIKIDKNGNSKILKLDKATIMRHCSLPARDLRLLDPLFIYPSTILGRENAIVVSLEQIRCIITADEVILMNSLDGCVVQYKSELCKRLRRNRDKAEDLPFEFRALELALELICMSLDAQVKELEREIYPVLDELATSISTLNLERVRRLKGHLLALTQRVQKVRDEIEHLMDDDGDMAEMYLTEKKQRSEAYLLNDVSVQTDTSGGAREVSKSAPVSPVGAFSGAPFLQRAFSSIMSSSKHGSLMDSSDGENIEQLEMLLEAYFVVIDNTMSKLLSLKEYIDDTEDLINIKLGNVQNQLIQFQLLLTAATFVATVFASVTAVFGMNFADSIFDRPSTFNWVLVFTGFTCGFLYVCFLIYLRHRKVFPV, encoded by the exons atGGAAAAACCAcg TCTTACTGCAGGCTTGAAGAAAAGAGGTCATGGGAGTCGATCTTggattaaaattgataaaaatggCAACTCAAAGATTTTGAAGCTCGACAAGGCCACAATAATGAGGCATTGTTCTTTGCCTGCCAGGGATCTCCGACTTTTGGACCCTTTGTTCATTTATCCTTCTACAATATTAGGACGGGAGAACGCTATTGTGGTCAGTCTTGAACAGATCAGGTGTATAATCACTGCCGATGAGGTTATCCTGATGAATTCCTTGGATGGATGTGTTGTTCAGTACAAGTCAGAATTGTGCAAACGCCTTCGGAGGAATAGAGATAAAGCTG AGGATCTGCCTTTCGAATTTAGGGCGTTGGAGCTAGCTCTGGAATTAATATGCATGTCTCTAGATGCTCAG GTAAAAGAACTGGAAAGGGAGATATATCCTGTGCTAGATGAATTGGCGACATCTATTAGCACTCTTAATCTGGAACGTGTGCGTAGACTCAAAGGCCACCTGCTTGCCTTGACTCAGCGAGTTCAGAAG GTCCGAGATGAAATAGAGCATCTTATGGATGATGATGGGGATATGGCGGAGATGTATCTGACTGAGAAGAAACAAAGGTCAGAGGCTTATCTGTTAAATGACGTTTCTGTACAAACTGATACTTCAGGTGGGGCCAGAGAGGTTTCAAAATCTGCTCCTGTTTCACCTGTGGGGGCCTTCAGTGGAGCTCCATTTTTGCAAAGGGCTTTTAGTAGTATCATGAGTTCAAGCAAACATGGAAGCTTAATGGATTCATCTGACGGAGAGAACATTGAACAACTGGAAATGTTGCTTGAGGCATACTTTGTTGTCATTGACAATACCATGAGCAAGTTGTTATCG CTCAAAGAATACATCGATGACACTGAAGATCTGATCAATATTAAACTG GGCAATGTTCAGAACCAGCTCATACAATTTCAGTTGCTTCTTACGGCTGCGACCTTTGTGGCTACGGTATTTGCTTCTGTAACTGCAGTATTTGGAATGAACTTTGCAGACTCAATTTTTGACCGCCCCTCTACTTTCAATTGGGTTCTGGTTTTTACTGGTTTTACCTGTGGGTTTTTGTATGTCTGTTTCCTAATTTATTTAAGGCATAGGAAAGTCTTTCCGGTGTAA